A region from the Mesorhizobium sp. J8 genome encodes:
- a CDS encoding DUF899 domain-containing protein → MTQHMKTPPVVSQEAWEGAYEEMLVKEKSLTRARDALAAERRRMPWMEVKKDYVFEGPNGKASLLDLFEGRRQLVIYRAFFEPGVYGWPEHACRGCSLGADMVGNLAHLNARDTTLAYVSRAPQADIQRLKQRMDWKMPWYTITDSWDKDFGVDEWHGHNVFIHDGKRIFRTYFVNNRGDEAFGTVWSYLDITPLGRQEVWEDSPEGYPQTQTYKWWNWHDNYEEGAAPDQRWVEVSDAGEAAFRNKNA, encoded by the coding sequence ATGACCCAACATATGAAGACACCGCCGGTCGTTTCGCAGGAAGCGTGGGAAGGCGCCTATGAAGAGATGCTCGTCAAGGAGAAGAGCTTGACCCGCGCCCGCGACGCCCTGGCCGCCGAGCGCCGCCGGATGCCGTGGATGGAAGTGAAGAAGGACTATGTCTTCGAAGGTCCGAACGGCAAGGCGAGCCTGCTCGACCTCTTCGAAGGCCGCCGCCAGCTCGTCATCTACCGCGCCTTCTTCGAGCCGGGCGTCTATGGCTGGCCCGAACATGCCTGCCGCGGCTGCTCGCTCGGCGCCGACATGGTCGGCAACCTCGCCCATCTCAACGCCCGCGACACCACGCTTGCCTATGTCTCACGCGCGCCGCAGGCCGACATCCAGCGGCTGAAGCAACGCATGGACTGGAAGATGCCCTGGTACACCATCACCGACAGCTGGGATAAGGATTTCGGCGTCGACGAGTGGCACGGCCACAACGTCTTCATCCATGACGGCAAGCGCATCTTCCGCACCTATTTCGTCAACAACCGCGGCGACGAAGCCTTCGGCACCGTCTGGAGCTATCTCGACATCACCCCGCTCGGCCGCCAGGAGGTGTGGGAGGATTCGCCCGAGGGCTATCCGCAGACCCAGACCTACAAGTGGTGGAACTGGCACGACAACTACGAGGAAGGCGCCGCCCCCGACCAGAGGTGGGTCGAGGTGTCGGATGCCGGCGAAGCGGCGTTCCGCAACAAGAACGCCTGA
- a CDS encoding helix-turn-helix domain-containing protein, with amino-acid sequence MDALINAAGRALAAGDPLGALKRVALRDDAAALALRGIAMAQLGDFAKAKALLKDAARAFSSRETVARARCVVAEAEIALVSRDLGWPEKALRSARATLAAHGDRLNAAYAGSLEARRLILIGRLDEAERLLADFDPAPLPPVARVAHELAAAGIAVRRLRTKAARSAFGRASLAAYEANIPALKAEVEAASLVLNTPVGRLLARGTEKELLLDEVEALLTSGALVVDACRNVVREADVVVSLATRPVLFALARALAEAWPADASREVLLRRAFRARHADESHRARLRVEMGRLRAELAGVSEINATAAGFALTPLKASEVVVLAPPVEDEHGAVLAFLTDGEAWSSSALAIALGASARTVQRALEELSAQNKVQAVGRGRARRWMMPPVTGFPTVLLLPGPLPTD; translated from the coding sequence ATGGATGCACTGATCAACGCCGCCGGCCGCGCGCTTGCTGCGGGCGATCCGCTCGGTGCCTTGAAGCGCGTCGCGCTGCGCGACGATGCGGCGGCGCTGGCGCTGCGCGGCATCGCGATGGCGCAGCTCGGCGATTTTGCCAAGGCCAAGGCGCTGCTGAAGGACGCGGCGAGGGCCTTCAGTTCGAGGGAGACCGTCGCCCGCGCGCGCTGCGTCGTCGCCGAGGCCGAGATCGCGCTGGTCTCGCGCGATCTCGGCTGGCCGGAGAAGGCGCTGCGGTCCGCCCGTGCAACGCTTGCGGCGCATGGCGACCGGCTGAACGCCGCCTATGCCGGCAGCCTCGAGGCGCGCCGCCTCATCCTGATCGGCCGGCTCGACGAGGCCGAGCGCCTGCTGGCGGACTTCGATCCGGCGCCGCTGCCGCCGGTCGCGCGCGTCGCCCATGAGCTGGCGGCTGCCGGCATCGCCGTGCGACGCCTCAGGACGAAGGCGGCGCGCTCGGCGTTCGGCCGCGCATCGCTCGCCGCTTACGAAGCCAACATCCCGGCATTGAAGGCCGAAGTCGAAGCGGCATCCCTGGTTCTGAACACGCCGGTCGGCCGGCTGCTCGCGCGCGGGACGGAGAAAGAGCTGCTGCTCGACGAGGTCGAGGCGCTGCTGACCTCGGGCGCGCTCGTCGTCGATGCCTGCCGCAACGTCGTGCGCGAAGCCGATGTGGTCGTTTCGCTGGCGACAAGGCCTGTATTGTTCGCGCTGGCACGCGCGCTTGCCGAGGCCTGGCCGGCGGACGCCTCGCGCGAAGTGCTGCTGAGGCGCGCCTTCCGGGCAAGGCACGCCGATGAATCGCATCGTGCGCGATTGAGGGTCGAGATGGGGCGGCTGCGTGCCGAGCTCGCCGGGGTGTCTGAGATCAACGCCACGGCCGCCGGCTTTGCGTTGACGCCGTTGAAAGCCTCCGAGGTCGTCGTGCTGGCGCCGCCGGTCGAAGACGAACATGGCGCGGTGCTCGCCTTCCTGACCGATGGCGAGGCCTGGTCGAGCTCGGCGCTGGCGATCGCGCTTGGCGCCAGCGCGCGCACCGTGCAGCGGGCGCTGGAAGAGCTGTCGGCACAGAACAAGGTGCAGGCGGTCGGCCGCGGCCGGGCGCGCCGCTGGATGATGCCGCCGGTGACCGGATTCCCGACTGTGTTGTTACTCCCGGGTCCGCTGCCGACCGACTAG
- a CDS encoding DUF6923 family protein, translating to MKRAAAEILREYGPFPGVERINGVTYDGENVWFASGDKLNALDPDSGKIVRTIDVASHAGTAFDGEYLYQIAEDRIHKVDPKIGKVVATIPAPGNGGDSGMAWAEGSLWVGEYRAHKIHQIDPETGTVIRTIESKRVVTGVTWVDGELWHATWEDEAGDLVRVDPDTGDVLQELAMPSGVSGLESDGGGCFFCGGGSSGKIKAARRPGHGDK from the coding sequence ATGAAACGAGCCGCTGCCGAGATCCTGCGTGAATATGGGCCGTTCCCCGGCGTCGAGCGCATCAACGGCGTCACCTATGATGGCGAAAATGTCTGGTTCGCCAGTGGCGACAAGTTGAACGCGCTCGATCCCGACAGCGGCAAGATCGTGCGTACGATCGATGTCGCCTCGCATGCCGGAACCGCCTTCGATGGCGAGTATCTCTACCAGATCGCCGAGGATCGCATCCACAAGGTCGACCCGAAGATCGGCAAGGTCGTCGCCACCATTCCTGCCCCCGGCAACGGGGGGGATTCAGGCATGGCCTGGGCCGAGGGTTCGCTCTGGGTCGGCGAATACCGGGCGCATAAGATCCATCAGATCGATCCCGAAACGGGCACGGTGATCCGCACGATCGAATCGAAGCGCGTCGTCACCGGCGTCACCTGGGTCGATGGCGAGCTCTGGCACGCCACTTGGGAAGACGAGGCGGGCGATCTGGTGCGCGTCGATCCCGACACTGGCGACGTGCTGCAGGAACTGGCGATGCCCTCCGGCGTGTCGGGGCTGGAATCCGACGGCGGCGGCTGCTTCTTCTGTGGTGGCGGGAGCAGCGGCAAGATCAAGGCCGCGCGGCGTCCGGGACACGGCGATAAATAA
- a CDS encoding acyltransferase family protein, translating to MTNPNRMPWVDTAKGLSIILVVMMYSAYNTGEYTGGVGFLHYVIGFATPFRMPEFFLISGLFLSQVIDRPWRRYVDRRVVHYLYFYVLWALISIGLKIGIFSRDPAGMLHDLAMAVVQPYGVLWFIYMLAVFGIVIRVLRELRVPHWIVILAAAALQMWAPKPDSYALEQFAAYFVFFYLGFVLAPLIFRLVEWTQARPAIAVAGLLAWALVNGLLVYSPGYAMQPVGMQMGLAAWPPLHLALAVAGAVALCVAGGFLSKFASMEWLRWLGEHSLVVYVAFTIPMSIFRGVMLASGLLTDTGMLSLAVLLVSVISPVVLYFIVKRIGFGTFLFERPAWAHVDRPNAAKASSKPIPRAAREAA from the coding sequence ATGACCAACCCGAACCGCATGCCGTGGGTGGATACGGCGAAAGGCCTTTCCATCATCCTGGTGGTGATGATGTATTCGGCCTACAACACCGGCGAATATACCGGCGGCGTCGGCTTCCTGCATTACGTGATCGGCTTTGCCACGCCCTTCCGCATGCCGGAGTTCTTCCTGATCTCGGGCCTGTTCCTGTCGCAGGTGATCGACCGGCCGTGGCGCCGCTATGTCGACCGCCGCGTCGTCCACTATCTCTATTTCTACGTGCTTTGGGCGCTCATCTCGATCGGGCTGAAGATCGGCATCTTCAGCCGCGATCCGGCCGGCATGCTGCACGATCTCGCCATGGCCGTCGTCCAGCCCTACGGCGTCTTGTGGTTCATCTACATGCTGGCGGTTTTCGGGATCGTCATCCGCGTCCTGCGCGAGCTTCGCGTGCCGCACTGGATCGTCATCCTGGCTGCCGCCGCGCTGCAGATGTGGGCGCCGAAGCCGGACAGCTACGCGCTCGAGCAGTTCGCGGCCTATTTCGTGTTCTTCTATCTCGGCTTCGTGCTGGCGCCGCTGATCTTCCGGCTGGTCGAATGGACTCAGGCTCGTCCGGCAATCGCCGTTGCCGGCCTGCTCGCCTGGGCGCTTGTCAACGGCCTGCTGGTCTATTCGCCGGGCTATGCCATGCAGCCGGTCGGCATGCAGATGGGCCTGGCGGCATGGCCGCCGCTGCATCTGGCGCTTGCCGTGGCCGGCGCGGTGGCACTGTGCGTGGCCGGCGGCTTCCTGTCGAAATTCGCCTCGATGGAGTGGCTGCGCTGGCTCGGCGAGCATTCGCTGGTCGTCTATGTCGCCTTCACCATCCCGATGTCGATCTTCCGGGGCGTCATGTTGGCAAGCGGCCTTCTGACCGACACCGGAATGCTGAGCCTGGCGGTGCTACTCGTCTCGGTCATCAGCCCGGTGGTGCTCTATTTCATCGTCAAGCGCATCGGCTTCGGCACCTTCCTGTTCGAGCGGCCTGCCTGGGCGCATGTCGACCGGCCGAACGCCGCGAAGGCGTCCAGCAAGCCCATACCGCGGGCAGCCCGCGAAGCGGCCTGA
- a CDS encoding MFS transporter: MSAAASAVALGLKANWKQFSLLVLINAFVGGMVGIERTVVPLIGAEEFGVASTTLVTSFIVSFGVVKACANLVSGQLADTWGRKRVLILGWLFGLPVPFIIIWAPSWAWIVAANALLGINQGLAWSMTVIMKVDLVGPKSRGLAVGLNEFAGYLAVGVTAFLTGYLASRYGLRPVPIYLGVGYAVLGAALSILLVRDTREHVRLELANHPKASSPLSFREIFMLTSFGDRNLFAASQAGLVNNLNDGMSWGLFPLFFVANGLGVERIGILKAVYPAAWGILQVATGPLSDRWGRKGLIVAGMWAQAAGLLLTALTRDFGWWLLASLLLGLGTAMVYPSLIAAVSDASHPSWRARSLSVYRFWRDLGYAIGALSAGLIADFFGFAAAIMAIAALTFLSGAIVAVTMREPRSAAMAPTSADR, translated from the coding sequence TTGAGCGCAGCGGCGTCGGCCGTCGCGCTCGGCCTCAAGGCCAACTGGAAGCAGTTTTCGCTCCTGGTGCTGATCAACGCCTTCGTCGGCGGCATGGTCGGCATCGAGCGAACCGTCGTGCCGCTGATCGGCGCGGAGGAATTCGGCGTCGCTTCGACCACGCTCGTCACGTCCTTCATCGTCAGCTTCGGCGTGGTCAAGGCCTGCGCCAACCTCGTCTCCGGCCAGCTTGCCGACACATGGGGCCGCAAACGCGTGCTGATCCTTGGCTGGCTGTTCGGCCTGCCGGTACCCTTCATCATCATCTGGGCCCCTAGTTGGGCCTGGATCGTCGCCGCAAACGCGCTGCTCGGCATCAACCAGGGGCTGGCCTGGTCGATGACGGTGATCATGAAGGTCGACCTGGTCGGGCCGAAATCGCGCGGGCTCGCCGTCGGACTCAACGAGTTCGCCGGCTATCTCGCCGTCGGCGTCACCGCCTTCCTCACCGGCTATCTCGCCAGCCGCTACGGGCTGCGCCCGGTGCCGATCTATCTCGGCGTCGGCTACGCGGTCCTCGGCGCGGCGCTGTCGATCCTGCTCGTGCGCGACACCCGCGAGCATGTGCGGCTGGAGCTGGCCAATCATCCAAAAGCTTCGTCGCCGCTCAGTTTCCGCGAGATCTTCATGCTGACCTCGTTCGGCGACCGCAATCTGTTCGCGGCCTCGCAGGCCGGCCTGGTCAACAACCTGAATGACGGCATGAGCTGGGGGCTGTTTCCGCTTTTCTTCGTCGCCAACGGGCTCGGCGTCGAGCGCATCGGCATCCTCAAGGCGGTCTATCCGGCGGCGTGGGGCATCCTTCAGGTCGCCACCGGGCCGTTGAGCGACCGATGGGGCCGCAAGGGGCTGATCGTCGCCGGCATGTGGGCGCAGGCGGCGGGGCTTCTCTTGACCGCCCTGACGCGCGATTTCGGCTGGTGGCTGCTGGCGAGCCTTTTGCTCGGCCTCGGCACCGCGATGGTCTATCCGAGCCTGATCGCGGCGGTGTCGGACGCCTCGCACCCCTCCTGGCGAGCGCGCTCGCTCAGCGTCTACCGTTTCTGGCGCGACCTCGGCTACGCGATCGGCGCCCTGTCCGCCGGCCTGATCGCCGACTTCTTCGGCTTCGCCGCGGCGATCATGGCCATTGCCGCATTGACCTTCCTGTCGGGCGCGATCGTTGCGGTGACGATGCGCGAGCCGCGTTCCGCCGCCATGGCTCCGACATCGGCCGATCGCTGA